A single window of Balaenoptera acutorostrata chromosome X, mBalAcu1.1, whole genome shotgun sequence DNA harbors:
- the LOC130706460 gene encoding ADP-ribosylation factor-like protein 4A, with the protein MGNGLSDQTSILSSLPSFQSFHIVILGLDSAGKTTVLYRLQFTKFVNTVPTKGFNTGKIKVTLGNSKTVTFHFWDVGRQEKLRPLCKSYTRCTDGIVFVVDSVDVERMEEAKTELHKITRISENQGVPVLIVANKQDLRNSLSLSEIEKLLAMGELSSSTPWHLQPTCAIIGNGLKEGLEKLHDMIIKRRKMLQQQKKKR; encoded by the coding sequence ATGGGGAATGGACTGTCAGACCAGACTTCGATCCTGTCCAGCCTGCCTTCATTTCAGTCCTTCCACATTGTCATTCTGGGTTTGGACTCTGCTGGAAAGACAACTGTGTTATACAGGCTGCAGTTCACTAAATTTGTAAATACCGTACCTACCAAAGGATTTAACACGGGAAAAATTAAGGTAACCTTGGGAAATTCTAAAACAGTCACTTTTCACTTCTGGGATGTAGGTCGTCAGGAGAAATTAAGGCCACTGTGCAAGTCATATACCAGATGCACAGATGGCATTGTATTTGTTGTGGACTCTGTTGATGTTGAAAGGATGGAAGAAGCCAAAACTGAACTTCATAAAATAACTAGGATATCAGAAAATCAAGGAGTCCCTGTGCTTATAGTTGCTAACAAACAAGACCTGAGGAACTCATTGTCTCTCTCAGAAATTGAGAAATTGTTAGCAATGGGTGAACTGAGCTCATCAACTCCCTGGCATTTGCAGCCCACCTGTGCAATCATAGGCAATGGACTGAAGGAAGGACTTGAGAAACTACATGATAtgataattaaaagaagaaaaatgttgcagcagcagaaaaagaaaagatga